A genomic stretch from Plasmodium reichenowi strain SY57 chromosome 4, whole genome shotgun sequence includes:
- a CDS encoding hypothetical protein (conserved Plasmodium protein, unknown function), with translation MELKKYIGFFLFIFLIGPIKTFILKNNNNLSPFIIYLRHKNKNRLNVKINDIINFKDKNELRKEIITHSKKLCLHLNEEQLRNIENNLYEFFNNLKLRNINIDLDKKKIKENKENIKSLPLVEHEKIQEK, from the exons atggaattaaaaaaatatataggattttttctatttatatttttaatagGTCCTATTAAAACTTTCATTTTGAAAAACAACAATAACCTTTCTCCTTTTATCATATACTTGAGgcataaaaataaaaatcgcttaaatgttaaaataaatgatataataaacttTAAAG ataaaaatgaattgaggaaagaaattataactcattcaaaaaaattatgtttaCACCTAAATGAAGAACAg CTACGAAATATAGAAAacaatttatatgaatttttcaataatttaaaattaagaAATATCAATATA gatttagataaaaaaaaaataaaggaaaataaagaaaatataaaatcatTGCCACTAGTGGAGCATGAAAAAATACAAGAAAAA
- a CDS encoding exported protein (PHISTb) — YKRNIIPMIGLVYVTILTVGIFYQGDFCSFNSEFNKRCSRKLYHEASSSEPDQVEEHGKLHKVIDVVNNEEGSSLNRITKEESENSHNDIFKNYKTLFNNVRQYEENNFSDKSGSMVFNEKDNQLDKRIELLNSDNDNIKENMLNIWIEVIRNERRKYENLKVAIYRFYNDLKSVHKVPKSFAEGKWQECNEIILIGGQNMETYMDNIFYDWIDNNNLNINEFKLIVDANRFAWKKLNESVKNSCEGILNKTFEAKLKGKELRSKFIVDMYKQVFDNAIKRCVLKNKGLNRKMNGSNYVDNIRNAPFIDIDASDDLHEEIESHNFKGNDKYDEDEEEDEEDEEDEEEDEEEEEGIEEHDINYKDSIDDLEYEQEEYNDKNEKQTNPIYHKFGLGKPENYLNYLEMNLLNLKKIFDDLDINFSDIKMDFSDIDNKISDVDINFDDLNVDLTDLENDFSELPIDFNDLPINFNDLSINFNNLPIEFNDIPIDFKDISIDFNYLPVDFTNLNIDYSGLEVDYINPGANMSKETVQHEEPNINDSINDLFIDSYNDLSYSDTDYEGTEHEADLSEQESII, encoded by the exons GTATAAACGTAATATTATCCCCATGATAGGGCTTGTGTATGTTACAATATTG aCTGTTggtatattttatcaagGGGACTTCTGTTCTTTTAATTCTGAATTTAATAAGAGATGCTcaagaaaattatatcatGAAGCAAGTTCATCGGAACCCGATCAAGTAGAAGAACATGGCAAATTGCATAAAGTGATTGATGTGGttaataatgaagaagGATCTTCATTAAATAGGATAACAAAAGAAGAATCAGAGAATAGTCataatgatatttttaagaattataaaactttatttaataatgtgagacaatatgaagaaaataatttttctgATAAAAGTGGTTCTATGGTTTTCaatgaaaaagataatCAATTAGATAAAAGAATTGAATTATTAAACAgtgataatgataatataaaggaaaatatgttaaatatatgGATAGAAGTTATTAGAAATGAAAGAAGGAAATATGAGAATCTAAAGGTTGCTATATATAGATTTTATAATGATTTAAAAAGTGTTCATAAAGTACCTAAGTCATTTGCTGAAGGGAAATGGCAAGAATGtaatgaaataattttaatagGAGGACAAAATATGGAAACTTATATggataatattttttatgattggattgataataataatttaaatattaacGAATTTAAATTGATAGTTGATGCAAATAGATTTGCATGGAAAAAACTAAATGAGAGTGTAAAAAATTCATGCGAAggtatattaaataaaacatttgAAGCTAAattaaaaggaaaagaatTACGTAGTAAATTTATTGTTGATATGTATAAACAAGTATTTGATAATGCTATTAAAAGATgtgtattaaaaaataaaggatTGAATCGAAAAATGAATGGTTCAAATTATGTAGATAACATAAGGAATGCACCGTTTATAGATATAGATGCATCTGATGATTTACATGAAGAAATAGAAAGTCATAATTTTAAAGgaaatgataaatatgatgaagatgaagaagaagatgaagaagatgaagaagatgaagaagaagatgaagaagaagaagaaggAATAGAAGAGCATGATATCAATTATAAAGATAGTATAGATGATTTAGAATATGAACAAGaagaatataatgataaaaatgaaaaacaaACGAACCCtatatatcataaattTGGTTTGGGAAAACCTGAAAACTACTTAAACTATTTAGAAATGAATTTATTAAACTTGAAGAAGATTTTTGACGATTtagatataaattttaGTGATATAAAGATGGATTTCTCagatatagataataaaatatcaGATGTAGATATAAATTTTGATGATTTAAATGTGGATCTGACAGATTTAGAAAATGATTTTTCAGAATTACCAATTGATTTTAATGACTTACCTATCAATTTTAATGACTTGtcaattaattttaataactTACCTATCGAATTTAATGACATACCTATTGATTTTAAGGACATATCTATTGATTTTAATTACTTACCAGTTGATTTTACAAACTTAAATATAGACTATAGTGGATTAGAAGTAGATTATATTAATCCAGGTGCAAATATGAGTAAGGAAACTGTACAACATGAAGAACcaaatattaatgattcaattaatgatttatttattgattCATATAATGATTTATCTTATAGTGATACAGATTATGAAGGAACAGAACATGAAGCTGATTTATCCGAGCAGGAATctattatatga
- a CDS encoding putative exported protein (Plasmodium exported protein, unknown function), translated as MIYLRKDKLRFCFYFYVQLFIIYLFIWTENKYNGYGGDKNFNGILDFKRSQRLKEYRILVEYASSYYYDEPQVRIINYDDDTNEEYRSRYNNKNLEESFEKYVDNYEYNMRDNISGNVPLENDSIMDTISIVDFNDENNVEVSFPDDNINEKNINNDNLDELKSYINTNVDENQKKLWNEYINNIDYIKPKSIEYKYKYHTSTKRNLRSFVKYAKAAIQIVCKIIKFILITIYRLIRYIIVWIFNTADNVV; from the exons atgatatatttaaggAAGGATAAATTAcgtttttgtttttatttttatgtgcaactttttataatatatttgttcatATGGACAgagaataaatataatgga tatGGAGGAGATAAAAATTTCAATGGTATATTAGATTTTAAGAGGTCGCAAAGATTGAAGGAATATAGAATATTAGTTGAATATGCAAGtagttattattatgatgaaCCGCAAGtaagaattattaattatgatgatgatacGAATGAAGAATATCGTTcaagatataataataagaatttAGAAGAAtcttttgaaaaatatgttgataattatgaatataatatgagGGATAATATATCAGGAAATGTACCATTAGAAAATGATTCTATAATGGATACCATAAGTATTGTTGATTttaatgatgaaaataatgtGGAGGTATCTTTTCCTGAcgataatataaatgaaaaaaatataaataatgataatttgGATGAACttaaatcatatattaatacaaatgttgatgaaaatcaaaaaaaattatggaacgagtatataaataatattgattatataaaacCAAAAAGtatagaatataaatataaatatcatacttctacaaaaagaaatttaAGAAGTTTTGTTAAATATGCTAAAGCTGCTATTCAAATAGtatgtaaaataattaaattcATTTTAATTACTATATATCGTTTaattagatatattattgtttgGATTTTTAACACAGCAGATAATGTAGTATAA
- a CDS encoding exported protein (PHISTa) yields CSLRNTNSPDNSKKNKVKNNLTDNNDKRKLGNNKDKRNNNDNNNNKGKQNSINKRKTENIPITMHDKILSLTYNDLSRKYTKEQMKNIIDALQNIPPRRGLENIWNHTLKTANIGRKKLGNELKAYEKKYGECYEYRPNSRGYYKPVLIKQPDEFNERLKIHAHDYTIMFYELIDGDHTLDDLKNYLNSFLEGFENLMNLLFNKYKIKFQQKNMEIPTLDTIYDTKNEDDKEEGENEDDKEEGENEDDKEEGENEDDKEGKKEEVKKGGKK; encoded by the coding sequence ATTGTTCCTTGAGAAACACTAACTCACCGgataattcaaaaaaaaacaaagtTAAAAATAACTTGACcgataataatgataagaGAAAGCTaggtaataataaagataaacGTAATAACaatgacaataataataataaaggaaaacaaaacagcattaataaaagaaaaacagAAAATATTCCAATTACAATGCATGATAAGATATTAAGTTTGACCTATAATGATTTAAGTAGGAAATATACAAAAGaacaaatgaaaaatataattgaTGCATTACAAAATATTCCACCACGAAGAGGTTTGGAAAATATATGGAATCATACACTTAAAACAGCTAACATTGGAAGAAAGAAACTTGGAAATGAATTAAAGgcatatgaaaaaaaatatggagAATGCTATGAATATAGACCAAACTCTCGTGGATATTATAAACCTGTATTAATAAAACAGCCAGATGAATTTAATGAAAGATTAAAAATTCATGCACATGATTATACCATTATGTTTTATGAACTAATTGATGGTGATCATACTCTTgatgatttaaaaaattatcttaattcatttttagAAGGTTTTGAAAATTTGATGAATttactttttaataaatacaaaataaaatttcagcaaaaaaatatggaaataCCTACATTGGACACTATTTATGATacaaaaaatgaagatgaCAAAGAAGAAGGTGAAAATGAAGATGACAAAGAAGAAGGTGAAAATGAAGATGACAAAGAAGAAGGTGAAAATGAAGATGACAAAGAAGGTAAAAAGGAAGAGGTAAAAAAAGGAGGTAAAAAGTAA